Within the Mugil cephalus isolate CIBA_MC_2020 chromosome 1, CIBA_Mcephalus_1.1, whole genome shotgun sequence genome, the region TCATGTCGGAGCCTCTTAAGTGCTGCGTCTGTCTGGATGAGTTCACCCAGCCCGCTTCCCTCCCCTGCGGCCACAGCTTCTGCCTGGGATGCATAGGGGAACACTGGAGGATCAACAGGGTCTGTCAGTGCCCCGTCTGCAGGGCGTTCTTCCCCACCAGGCCGCGGCTCAAAACAAACCCGCCACTGCAAGATGCAACAGCGCCACTGAAAGCTGGCGAGGTTCCTTGTGATTTCTGCCCGGCAAAACGGCCGGCGGTCAAGTCCTGCCTGGTGTGTTTGGCTTCCTACTGCGCCGCACATCTGGAGCCGCACTACCAGAAGGAAGACCTTGGGCGCCACCTACTGATCAGTGTGATGAAGAACCTAGAGGACTCTGTGTGCAAACTGCACGGGAAGCAGTTAGACAAGTTCTGCAGGAGTGACCAAACGTGCATTTGCACCCTTTGCTCCCACGCGGAGCACAGGGGCCATCACATTATTTCTATTGGCAGGGAAGCTGCAAAGAAAAAGgtgagtgaatgtgttttgtagcaatatataaaaacactggGTTTACAGACTTGGCTGCTCTGACCACAAGCTTAAGAACtagtatttcagtgttttaactAAATGTAAAACAGTATAACCTCATAAAAGTGTCGGTGACTTTGCAGCAGATGCTGTTTCACATATGAGGAACTTATCAGGGTCTCTCCTTCCAATGCTGGCAGGAAATCTGCTCGCATATGTATTCACggtttcatgtttatttggtCAAACAAGTTTCgcatgacataaaaaaaaggacaaaggaaaatgtaaatatgatttCTATCAAAATAAGCTGCAACTTCTGAGGAACATCTGGTCTTAATCATGAGAATCAAGGAAAGCCCATTAGATTGACATGAACATAAATGTCTTGTCCACAGTTAATTTGATCCGGATTGCAAAATAATTACATTGTGTCTTTGAAAAGGAAATCCAAGTGTGCCAAAGGTCTTAAAATCTAATAGACGAAAAAGCAGGTCTGTTTTGCATCGGCCGTCTTCGTAGTTTGTCACATGTAAGTCTGGTCCGTGCTGACACAACGTATTCCCGCAggtgaaactaaaacaaagaatGGCGATACTTGAGAAAGAGATTCAAGAGAGACTGAGCAAAGTTGCGACAATCAAGCACTGCGCAGGCCCGCCTGGAGAATACCCAAACGAGGCATGGGCACAACATAAAGAGACCATCCAACAGGTGGAGGAAGAAATCAGcgagctgcagaggagaaacgCCGAACTAGAGCAGATCTCCCAGACCGAAGACAACGTCCACTTCATACAGGTCAGCAGCTTGTCAGTCAGTATGTGTTTTCCTCTAATAAGAACGAACAGCTTTAAATGCTCCACAGCAGCCAGTGATCCTTTAACGACGTGACTCTCTCGTCTCTACAGAGATTTCTGCACGTTGTTTAATGAGTGGAAGATGAC harbors:
- the LOC125020165 gene encoding E3 ubiquitin-protein ligase TRIM47-like, with product MHACTCARAHTHTHTHTHTHTKTFRFDLMSEPLKCCVCLDEFTQPASLPCGHSFCLGCIGEHWRINRVCQCPVCRAFFPTRPRLKTNPPLQDATAPLKAGEVPCDFCPAKRPAVKSCLVCLASYCAAHLEPHYQKEDLGRHLLISVMKNLEDSVCKLHGKQLDKFCRSDQTCICTLCSHAEHRGHHIISIGREAAKKKVKLKQRMAILEKEIQERLSKVATIKHCAGPPGEYPNEAWAQHKETIQQVEEEISELQRRNAELEQISQTEDNVHFIQRFLHVV